Proteins from one Rosa chinensis cultivar Old Blush chromosome 7, RchiOBHm-V2, whole genome shotgun sequence genomic window:
- the LOC112180797 gene encoding LOW QUALITY PROTEIN: protein STICHEL-like 2 (The sequence of the model RefSeq protein was modified relative to this genomic sequence to represent the inferred CDS: inserted 2 bases in 2 codons): MQYSQGKTSASRIFAAALNCLSLEEYRPCGLFCECNVYFSGSSRDIKEIDSVRINQRDRFRCLIMNAATPPVSSWFKVFVIDECHLMXWATILSSIDNLSQNVVSVMITPDLDKLPRXSISRSQRYHFPKIKDGDIASKLGKICVEEGLEFDQVALNFIAAKSNGSLRDAEMTLDQLSLLGKKITMGLAYELIGAVSDDELLDLLDLALSSDTSNTVLRAWELMRSRIDPMQLISQLANLIMDILAGEEGGSEVQKQFSRRHTSEMDLQKLSHALKIFSEIEKQLRVSKNQTTWLTAALLQLSSAESSSSLDASDTKRQSFKILDPTSCNVNTSDKLGMQKDIDEQLESVWKRAIDLCQSKSFKNFLRKQGRLSSLFVNQGLAIAELEFCHPDYVSKAEKSWKIIASALQSLFGCNVEIRINLVRATESKYANVKKPSFRLFSCSRRMQQKSPSFCERGSGSDYSLVHIGKAYIK, translated from the exons ATGCAGTATTCTCAAG GAAAGACATCAGCCTCAAGAATTTTTGCTGCAGCTCTTAATTGTCTTTCACTGGAGGAGTACAGGCCGTGTGGTCTCTTCTGCGAGTGTAATGTGTACTTTTCTGGAAGCAGCAGAGATATCAAGGAAATAGATTCTGTGAGAATCAACCAGAGAGACCGGTTTAGGTGTCTTATTATGAATGCAGCTACACCTCCCGTATCTTCATGGTTTAAGGTTTTCGTCATTGATGAGTGCCACTTGA CGTGGGCGACTATTTTGAGTAGCATCGATAACCTTTCTCAAAATGTTGTCTCTGTGATGATCACTCCTGATCTGGATAAGCTGCCGC ATTCAATATCACGGTCCCAGAGATATCACTTCCCAAAGATTAAGGATGGTGATATTGCAAGCAAGTTGGGAAAAATTTGTGTTGAAGAGGGTCTTGAGTTTGATCAGGTTGCTTTAAACTTCATCGCTGCCAAATCAAATGGTTCACTTAGGGATGCAGAGATGACGCTTGATCAGCTAAGTTTGCTTGGTAAAAAAATCACAATGGGCTTGGCATACGAGCTT ATTGGAGCTGTTTCTGATGATGAATTACTCGATTTGCTAGATCTGGCATTGTCATCTGACACTTCTAATACAGTTTTAAGGGCCTGGGAGTTGATGAGATCAAGGATTGATCCGATGCAACTTATATCGCAGTTGGCAAATCTTATTATGGACATCCTTGCTGGTGAGGAAGGTGGTTCTGAAGTCCAGAAACAGTTCTCTCGTAGGCATACCT CTGAAATGGACCTCCAGAAACTGAGTCATGCATTGAAAATATTCTCTGAAATTGAGAAGCAATTAAGGGTATCCAAGAATCAAACAACATGGCTTACTGCAGCTCTATTGCAGCTAAGCTCTGCGGAGTCCTCCTCCTCATTGGATGCTAGTGATACAAAGA GGCAGAGCTTCAAGATTCTTGACCCTACTTCATGCAATGTCAACACTTCAGACAAGTTGGGAATGCAAAAGGATATTGATGAACAGTTGGAATCCGTATGGAAGAGAGCTATAGATTTATGCCAATCCAAGTCATTCAAGAACTTTTTGAGGAAACAAGGAAGATTGTCGTCTCTATTTGTGAATCAAG GTCTCGCTATAGCTGAATTGGAATTCTGCCACCCTGATTATGTATCCAAGGCTGAGAAGTCATGGAAAATCATTGCAAGTGCACTCCAATCTCTATTCGGTTGTAATGTGGAGATCAGGATCAATCTTGTACGTGCTACCGAGTCAAAGTATGCAAACGTGAAGAAGCCATCTTTTAGGTTGTTCAGCTGTTCCCGCAGAATGCAACAAAAGTCACCATCTTTCTGTGAGCGCGGAAGTGGTTCAGACTACTCTTTAGTACACATCGGAAAAGCCTATATTAAGTGA
- the LOC112175905 gene encoding neurofilament medium polypeptide: MLKQSPSRNQRVKGFKVKHAVQISLLLAICIWLVYQLNHSHGKKALEVSSAEKISGEVQNEHGVLELGRRGLRPHVEETSMDVGRHREKEEESEEEADETKAEESEEEGRGGEDEVDGHDQEKSEEESEGVEDLIDEDDTEREEESEEQESEEQGNDLEDQVQNRDTRYSQDAREEQYKGDDASSAVKQNIRTISNQIEIGSLRRVKEEEVDTAENIDLEKDNKATGETKGNQFGSVKIDGQTDAGSSTTTSEKPKRSTGSLYGTEMLLKLYYDSI, encoded by the coding sequence ATGTTGAAGCAATCACCCAGTAGAAACCAGAGGGTAAAAGGCTTCAAGGTAAAGCATGCTGTTCAGATATCTTTGTTGCTTGCTATTTGCATCTGGCTGGTTTACCAACTCAATCACTCCCATGGTAAAAAAGCACTTGAAGTCAGCTCTGCAGAGAAGATATCAGGGGAGGTGCAAAATGAGCATGGAGTACTAGAACTTGGGAGACGGGGCCTCCGTCCTCATGTGGAAGAAACTTCGATGGATGTTGGAAGGCATAGGGAAAAAGAGGAAGAATCAGAAGAAGAGGCAGATGAGACTAAAGCTGAAGAAAGTGAGGAGGAAGGAAGAGGCGGTGAAGATGAAGTTGACGGGCATGATCAAGAGAAATCCGAGGAAGAATCTGAGGGGGTAGAGGATTTGATTGATGAAGATGATacggagagagaagaagaaagtgaagaaCAAGAGAGTGAAGAGCAAGGAAATGATTTGGAGGATCAAGTTCAAAATAGAGATACAAGGTATAGCCAAGATGCAAGAGAGGAGCAATACAAGGGTGATGATGCATCCAGTGCTGTGAAGCAGAACATCCGCACTATAAGCAACCAAATCGAAATTGGAAGCTTGAGAAGAGTGAAGGAAGAAGAGGTAGACACTGCAGAAAATATTGATTTAGAGAAAGATAATAAAGCCACTGGTGAAACAAAAGGTAATCAGTTTGGTTCAGTCAAGATAGATGGTCAAACAGATGCTGGTTCATCAACCACTACAAGTGAAAAACCAAAAAGGAGCACTGGTTCTCTTTATGGAACAGAGATGCTACTTAAGTTATATTATGATTCAATCTAA